From a single Solanum dulcamara chromosome 4, daSolDulc1.2, whole genome shotgun sequence genomic region:
- the LOC129885156 gene encoding RING-H2 finger protein ATL70-like has protein sequence MNATASGPDPNSSGDGFLGSQNFGGFAYGIGVSAGILLLITTITLTSYFCTRHQTTVERPQRRHRNNNEESQVVVVVDVDVDVGIDEETLLSFPKLLYSEGYKNIHKDSTASTCCSICLADYKNSDMLRQLPDCGHLFHLKCVDPWLRLHPTCPVCRTSPLPTPLSTPLAEVVPLATRPIG, from the coding sequence ATGAATGCCACAGCCTCCGGCCCGGATCCGAATTCCTCCGGTGACGGGTTCCTCGGGTCACAAAACTTTGGTGGATTCGCCTATGGCATCGGAGTCTCAGCTGgcatattgttgttgataacGACAATCACCCTAACGTCTTACTTTTGTACGAGGCATCAAACAACCGTGGAACGACCACAAAGGAGACATAGGAATAATAATGAGGAATCACAAGTGGTAGTGGTCGTGGACGTGGATGTGGACGTAGGGATTGATGAGGAAACCCTATTGAGTTTTCCGAAATTGTTGTATTCGGAAGGTTATAAGAATATTCACAAGGATTCTACCGCGAGTACTTGTTGTTCGATATGTTTGGCTGATTATAAGAATAGTGACATGTTAAGGCAATTGCCTGATTGTGGCCATTTATTTCATTTGAAATGTGTGGATCCATGGTTGAGGTTACATCCAACTTGTCCTGTTTGTAGAACATCTCCATTGCCAACACCACTATCTACTCCTCTAGCTGAAGTTGTTCCTTTGGCAACTAGACCTATTGGATAA